In a single window of the Pseudorca crassidens isolate mPseCra1 chromosome 9, mPseCra1.hap1, whole genome shotgun sequence genome:
- the CCDC89 gene encoding coiled-coil domain-containing protein 89: MPQEKTALRMDTPPSEEPLDKQNKNLENQEEEMEFKELDGLREALANLRGLSEEEKSEKAKLYSRIQEQSQLICILKRRSDEALERCRILELLNTELEEKRMQDAEKLKAKSEQAQRLEERFMTLAANHELMIRFKDEHKSQNIKLREENEKLRMENDHLFSQALKDQEAKVLQLTARSEALTKELESLKQRSAQEACQAQAREKELLELFQSQQACAHTKDTEQLRNQLQSLKQQHQQAMEQMAKAEEAHSQLNQELQARLQTVTCEKDELLQLSMERGKVLQNKQAEIRQLEEKLETADVARRRALERFEQEAVAVDSNLRVRELQRRLDGIQKAYDELRLQSEAFKKHSLDLLSKERELNAKLRHLFP; encoded by the coding sequence ATGCCTCAGGAAAAGACGGCTCTCAGGATGGACACCCCACCCTCTGAAGAACCCTtagataagcaaaacaaaaatctagaaaACCAGGAAGAGGAGATGGAGTTTAAGGAACTGGATGGTCTGAGGGAAGCCTTGGCAAACCTCCGGGGACTGTCCGAAGAGGAGAAGAGTGAGAAGGCGAAGCTGTACTCCCGCATCCAGGAGCAGTCCCAGCTCATCTGCATACTGAAGCGGAGGTCAGACGAGGCCCTGGAGCGCTGCCGGATCCTGGAGCTGCTcaacacagagctggaggagaagAGGATGCAGGATGCTGAGAAGCTGAAGGCCAAGAGCGAGCAGGCCCAGAGGCTGGAGGAACGCTTTATGACCCTGGCAGCCAACCATGAGTTGATGATCCGCTTCAAGGACGAACACAAAAGTCAGAACATCAAGCTGAGAGAGGAGAATGAGAAGCTGAGGATGGAGAATGACCACCTCTTCAGCCAGGCTCTGAAGGACCAGGAGGCCAAAGTATTGCAGCTCACTGCCCGGAGTGAGGCCCTCACCAAGGAGCTGGAGTCTCTGAAACAGAGGAGCGCTCAGGAGGCCTGCCAGGCCCAGGCCCGAGAGAAGGAACTGCTGGAGCTGTTCCAGAGCCAGCAGGCCTGCGCCCACACCAAGGACACAGAGCAGCTGCGCAACCAGCTGCAGAGCCTCAAGCAGCAGCACCAACAGGCCATGGAGCAGATGGCCAAGGCCGAGGAGGCACACAGCCAGCTGAACCAGGAGCTGCAGGCCAGGCTGCAGACCGTCACTTGTGAGAAAGACGAGCTGTTGCAGCTGTCCATGGAGAGGGGCAAGGTGCTTCAGAACAAGCAAGCAGAGATCCGCCAGCTTGAAGAGAAGTTGGAGACCGCCGATGTGGCCAGGAGGCGTGCGCTAGAGCGGTTTGAACAAGAGGCAGTGGCCGTGGACAGTAACTTGAGAGTCCGGGAACTCCAGCGCAGGCTAGATGGGATCCAGAAGGCCTACGATGAACTCAGGCTGCAGTCAGAAGCCTTCAAAAAGCACAGCCTGGATCTTTTAAGCAAGGAGAGAGAACTCAACGCCAAACTCCGCCATCTCTTTCCATAA
- the LOC137230686 gene encoding synaptotagmin-like protein 2 isoform X12 produces MSKSVPAFLQDESDDRETDTTSEGSYQLSRHKKSPSSLTNLSSSSGMTSLSSVSGSVMSVYSGDFGNLEVKGNIQFAIDYVDSLKELHVFVAQCKDLAAADIKKQRSDPYVKTYLLPDKGKMGKKKTLVVKKTLNPVYNEILRYKIDRQILKTQKLNLSVWHRDTFKRNSFLGEVELDLETWDWDNKQNKQLKWYPLKRKTAPVAFEAENRGEMKLALQYVPEPMPGKKLPTTGEVHIWVKECLDLPLLRGSHLNSFVKCTILPDTSRKSRQKTRAVGKTTNPVFNHTMVYDGFRPEDLTEACVELTVWDHYKLTNQFLGGLRIGFGTGKSYGTEVDWMDSTSEEVALWEKMVNSPNTWIEATLPLRMLLIAKISK; encoded by the exons ATGAGCAAGTCTGTTCCAGCATTTCTCCAAGATGAG AGTGATGACAGAGAAACAGATACAACATCAGAAGGCAGTTACCAGCTCAGCAGACACAAGAAGAGCCCGAGCTCTTTAACCAATCTTAGCAGCTCCTCTGGCATGACGTCCTTGTCTTCT GTGAGCGGCAGTGTGATGAGTGTTTATAGTGGAGACTTTGGCAATCTGGAAGTGAAGGGAAATATTCAGTTTGCAATCGACTATGTGGACTCACTGAAGGAGTTGCATGTGTTTGTGGCCCAGTGTAAAGATTTAGCAGCAGCAGATATTAAAAAACAGCGTTCGGACCC ATATGTAAAGACTTATCTGTTACCAGACAAGGGCAAAATGGGCAAGAAGAAAACGCTTGTGGTGAAGAAAACGTTGAATCCTGTGTATAATGAGATACTGCGG TATAAAATCGACAGGCAAATCTTAAAGACACAGAAACTGAACCTGTCTGTTTGGCATCGAGATACATTTAAGCGCAATAGTTTTCTAGGGGAAGTGGAACTTGATTTGGAAACTTGGGACTGGGAtaacaaacagaataaacaatTGAAGTGGTACCCTCTAAAGCGGAAG ACAGCACCAGTTGCCTTTGAAGCAGAAAACAGAGGTGAAATGAAGTTAGCTCTCCAGTATGTCCCAGAGCCAATGCCTG GTAAAAAGCTTCCTACAACTGGAGAAGTGCACATCTGGGTGAAGGAATGCCTTGATCTACCACTGCTAAGGGGCAGCCATCTAAATTCTTTTGTTAAATG TACCATCCTTCCAGATACAAGTAGGAAAAGTCGCCAGAAGACGAGAGCTGTGGGGAAAACCACCAACCCTGTCTTCAACCACACCATGGTGTATGATGGGTTCAGGCCTGAGGACCTGACGGAAGCCTGTGTCGAGCTTACTGTCTGGGACCATTACAAATTAACCAACCAGTTTTTGGGAGGTCTTCGGATTGGCTTTGGAACAG GGAAAAGCTATGGTACTGAAGTGGATTGGATGGACTCTACTTCAGAGGAAGTTGCTCTCTGGGAAAAGATGGTAAATTCCCCCAACACTTGGATTGAAGCAACCCTGCCTCTTAGAATGCTGTTGATTGCCAAGATTTCCAAGTGA
- the LOC137230686 gene encoding synaptotagmin-like protein 2 isoform X14, which produces MVSGSVMSVYSGDFGNLEVKGNIQFAIDYVDSLKELHVFVAQCKDLAAADIKKQRSDPYVKTYLLPDKGKMGKKKTLVVKKTLNPVYNEILRYKIDRQILKTQKLNLSVWHRDTFKRNSFLGEVELDLETWDWDNKQNKQLKWYPLKRKTAPVAFEAENRGEMKLALQYVPEPMPGKKLPTTGEVHIWVKECLDLPLLRGSHLNSFVKCTILPDTSRKSRQKTRAVGKTTNPVFNHTMVYDGFRPEDLTEACVELTVWDHYKLTNQFLGGLRIGFGTGKSYGTEVDWMDSTSEEVALWEKMVNSPNTWIEATLPLRMLLIAKISK; this is translated from the exons ATG GTGAGCGGCAGTGTGATGAGTGTTTATAGTGGAGACTTTGGCAATCTGGAAGTGAAGGGAAATATTCAGTTTGCAATCGACTATGTGGACTCACTGAAGGAGTTGCATGTGTTTGTGGCCCAGTGTAAAGATTTAGCAGCAGCAGATATTAAAAAACAGCGTTCGGACCC ATATGTAAAGACTTATCTGTTACCAGACAAGGGCAAAATGGGCAAGAAGAAAACGCTTGTGGTGAAGAAAACGTTGAATCCTGTGTATAATGAGATACTGCGG TATAAAATCGACAGGCAAATCTTAAAGACACAGAAACTGAACCTGTCTGTTTGGCATCGAGATACATTTAAGCGCAATAGTTTTCTAGGGGAAGTGGAACTTGATTTGGAAACTTGGGACTGGGAtaacaaacagaataaacaatTGAAGTGGTACCCTCTAAAGCGGAAG ACAGCACCAGTTGCCTTTGAAGCAGAAAACAGAGGTGAAATGAAGTTAGCTCTCCAGTATGTCCCAGAGCCAATGCCTG GTAAAAAGCTTCCTACAACTGGAGAAGTGCACATCTGGGTGAAGGAATGCCTTGATCTACCACTGCTAAGGGGCAGCCATCTAAATTCTTTTGTTAAATG TACCATCCTTCCAGATACAAGTAGGAAAAGTCGCCAGAAGACGAGAGCTGTGGGGAAAACCACCAACCCTGTCTTCAACCACACCATGGTGTATGATGGGTTCAGGCCTGAGGACCTGACGGAAGCCTGTGTCGAGCTTACTGTCTGGGACCATTACAAATTAACCAACCAGTTTTTGGGAGGTCTTCGGATTGGCTTTGGAACAG GGAAAAGCTATGGTACTGAAGTGGATTGGATGGACTCTACTTCAGAGGAAGTTGCTCTCTGGGAAAAGATGGTAAATTCCCCCAACACTTGGATTGAAGCAACCCTGCCTCTTAGAATGCTGTTGATTGCCAAGATTTCCAAGTGA
- the LOC137230686 gene encoding synaptotagmin-like protein 2 isoform X13 — MSDDRETDTTSEGSYQLSRHKKSPSSLTNLSSSSGMTSLSSVSGSVMSVYSGDFGNLEVKGNIQFAIDYVDSLKELHVFVAQCKDLAAADIKKQRSDPYVKTYLLPDKGKMGKKKTLVVKKTLNPVYNEILRYKIDRQILKTQKLNLSVWHRDTFKRNSFLGEVELDLETWDWDNKQNKQLKWYPLKRKTAPVAFEAENRGEMKLALQYVPEPMPGKKLPTTGEVHIWVKECLDLPLLRGSHLNSFVKCTILPDTSRKSRQKTRAVGKTTNPVFNHTMVYDGFRPEDLTEACVELTVWDHYKLTNQFLGGLRIGFGTGKSYGTEVDWMDSTSEEVALWEKMVNSPNTWIEATLPLRMLLIAKISK; from the exons ATG AGTGATGACAGAGAAACAGATACAACATCAGAAGGCAGTTACCAGCTCAGCAGACACAAGAAGAGCCCGAGCTCTTTAACCAATCTTAGCAGCTCCTCTGGCATGACGTCCTTGTCTTCT GTGAGCGGCAGTGTGATGAGTGTTTATAGTGGAGACTTTGGCAATCTGGAAGTGAAGGGAAATATTCAGTTTGCAATCGACTATGTGGACTCACTGAAGGAGTTGCATGTGTTTGTGGCCCAGTGTAAAGATTTAGCAGCAGCAGATATTAAAAAACAGCGTTCGGACCC ATATGTAAAGACTTATCTGTTACCAGACAAGGGCAAAATGGGCAAGAAGAAAACGCTTGTGGTGAAGAAAACGTTGAATCCTGTGTATAATGAGATACTGCGG TATAAAATCGACAGGCAAATCTTAAAGACACAGAAACTGAACCTGTCTGTTTGGCATCGAGATACATTTAAGCGCAATAGTTTTCTAGGGGAAGTGGAACTTGATTTGGAAACTTGGGACTGGGAtaacaaacagaataaacaatTGAAGTGGTACCCTCTAAAGCGGAAG ACAGCACCAGTTGCCTTTGAAGCAGAAAACAGAGGTGAAATGAAGTTAGCTCTCCAGTATGTCCCAGAGCCAATGCCTG GTAAAAAGCTTCCTACAACTGGAGAAGTGCACATCTGGGTGAAGGAATGCCTTGATCTACCACTGCTAAGGGGCAGCCATCTAAATTCTTTTGTTAAATG TACCATCCTTCCAGATACAAGTAGGAAAAGTCGCCAGAAGACGAGAGCTGTGGGGAAAACCACCAACCCTGTCTTCAACCACACCATGGTGTATGATGGGTTCAGGCCTGAGGACCTGACGGAAGCCTGTGTCGAGCTTACTGTCTGGGACCATTACAAATTAACCAACCAGTTTTTGGGAGGTCTTCGGATTGGCTTTGGAACAG GGAAAAGCTATGGTACTGAAGTGGATTGGATGGACTCTACTTCAGAGGAAGTTGCTCTCTGGGAAAAGATGGTAAATTCCCCCAACACTTGGATTGAAGCAACCCTGCCTCTTAGAATGCTGTTGATTGCCAAGATTTCCAAGTGA